A genomic window from Daphnia carinata strain CSIRO-1 chromosome 9, CSIRO_AGI_Dcar_HiC_V3, whole genome shotgun sequence includes:
- the LOC130689191 gene encoding fibroblast growth factor receptor-like 1, with product MSKTHLAFILLIANHITGALSRGPPVIDTTAPIQPRFTGKLGEVIHFICPIRGDPQPIFEWYRDGERVMEYWDRYRLISKGYSLNIQRLECEDQGTYICKAVNGFGVHEISFQLDLLDDAMQEACKSSSDEDDISSSKPIILHKSKKSKHMLKPAGNYALLKCIAVAEPLPDFHWFKDGVEIIPEKGPPTGNVGLKYVVRSTVLSEDDLTEVSEMEGMRSTLQISNLRGSDTANYTCRAQNEHGWDELTHILEVVERQVPRRPELHPDFPPAYSWVEAGQAGSLSCKVNSEFPPEVHWLKRLTPSPGLPNIVQPPVPDEVEVETIHPQFIVNRTIIIGNIKYQILPSAPAKLIASDGYYASILLLSKKSQEVDSGFYVCLALNNAGFNFRQVYFNVTNSYVTPYQTTDDSYPGRNTSEGWGDKGRTDATTMAVVIVVVVCGLIAMVASCFVWKRRKNHLRDKTLSVPSPSLCSSAPEAIVVQQPTPVTHSPSSLDYTVFREGLSSGNGTPPASNSSRSDPPQNAPLKAHVQQQKEIVPPRMYYLPARTPNSSSPRQQKVIHQPRVKQSSGSGRSGSGSRQHHRSSPRSSNNHHHYYVNPPYHHQRHPVPAEARSLTTDTSFHSESFYPDWSAYPHHIRLLHPSPESSFDQL from the exons ATGAGCAAAACACATTTGGCTTTTATCCTGTTGATTGCAAATCACATTACCGGAGCCCTTTCTCGAG GTCCACCAGTGATTGATACGACAGCTCCCATCCAACCACGTTTTACTGGAAAATTGGGTGAAGTTATTCATTTTATATGCCCCATCAGAGGTGACCCACAACCCATTTTCGAGTGGTACAGA GACGGCGAGCGAGTCATGGAATATTGGGATCGCTATCGGCTTATCAGTAAAGGATATTCTCTCAACATTCAGCGGCTTGAATGCGAAGACCAGGGCACTTATATCTGTAAGGCTGTGAACGGTTTCGGCGTTCATGAAATCAGCTTTCAATTGGACCTTCTCG ACGATGCGATGCAAGAAGCTTGTAAAAGCAGTAGCGACGAAGATGACATTTCGTCGTCAAAGCCGATTATCTTGCATAAATCCAAAAAATCTAAACATATGTTAAAGCCGGCCGGTAATTACGCTTTGCTTAAATGTATCGCCGTCGCTGAGCCACTTCCAGATTTCCACTGGTTCAAG GACGGTGTGGAGATTATACCCGAGAAAGGGCCGCCAACTGGCAACGTGGGACTTAAATATGTTGTGCGATCAACGGTACTGTCAGAAGACGATCTGACTGAAGTCAGCGAAATGGAGGGCATGCGTTCCACCCTACAGATTAGCAACCTAAGAGGATCTGATACAGCTAAC TACACATGCAGAGCCCAGAATGAACATGGGTGGGATGAATTAACTCACATCTTGGAAGTTGTTG AGAGGCAGGTTCCTCGGCGTCCAGAACTGCATCCAGATTTTCCGCCGGCCTATTCGTGGGTAGAGGCAGGCCAGGCTGGCTCACTGTCTTGTAAAGTGAATTCTGAATTCCCCCCGGAAGTCCATTGGCTGAAGCGACTCACGCCAAGCCCCGGATTACCAAACATCGTTCAACCTCCAGTGCCTGACGAAGTGGAAGTCGAAACAATTCATCCGCAGTTCATCGTCAACCGCACTATCATTATAGGAAATATTAAATATCAG ATCTTACCTTCGGCCCCAGCCAAACTGATTGCCAGTGACGGTTATTATGCATCAATTTTACTCTTGTCCAAAAAGAGTCAGGAAGTCGATTCTGGATTCTACGTCTGTTTGGCTTTGAATAATGCAGGATTTAATTTCCGGCAAGTCTATTTTAACGTCACCAATAGCTATGTGACTCCGTATCAAACTACAG ATGACAGTTATCCGGGGCGTAACACAAGCGAGGGCTGGGGTGACAAAGGCCGTACGGACGCCACAACAATGGCGGTCgtcattgttgttgttgtgtgcgGATTAATCGCGATGGTGGCGTCGTGTTTCGTCTGGAAAAGACGCAAGAACCACCTCAGAGATAAAACTCTTAGTGTTCCGTCTCCGTCTTTGTGTTCCTCAGCGCCGGAAGCCATTGTTGTACAGCAACCCACTCCAGTGACTCATTCTCCATCTTCACTGGATTACACAGTATTCCG cgAAGGATTGTCCAGCGGTAATGGAACACCTCCGGCGTCCAACAGTTCTCGATCGGACCCACCTCAGAACGCGCCACTGAAGGCCCAcgttcaacagcaaaaagaaatcgtgCCTCCACGGATGTATTACTTGCCTGCGCGTACGCCGAATTCCAGTAGTCCCCGACAGCAGAAGGTGATCCATCAGCCGCGAGTGAAACAGAGCAGCGGGAGCGGGAGAAGCGGAAGCGGATCTCGACAGCATCACCGCTCGTCGCCAAGGAGTAGCaataatcatcatcattaCTATGTAAATCCACCGTATCACCATCAGCGCCATCCCGTGCCTGCGGAAGCCAGGTCATTGACGACAGACACATCCTTCCACAGCGAGTCGTTCTATCCGGATTGGTCGGCCTATCCGCATCACATTCGATTGCTTCACCCGTCACCGGAGAGCAGCTTCGATCAGCTTTGA
- the LOC130689190 gene encoding fibroblast growth factor receptor-like 1 has protein sequence MFSHAVDHLLLLLTLHVAGTLSDSGLKGPPHISGSVTPKQTFRLGETIKLDCPIRGTPTPIVEWYKDGDSVTAGWERFKSTSHGLRIKEVIVDDSGVYTCKGVNGFGSEQVTFEIVIVDPNAKVTDPPPSDTIFGPEDTETDLVTWRKMVRPGSGSAPHLSETSQMPAGRIWQLPVDSTLRLKCVAQGEPEPHLIWLKDGKEIGDDRRIGRWELQVSRLNLDDSGTYSCRAVNPYGSINASFVVQVLDRTVRKPDFVGLYPQNVTIMEGSTARLQCRVISDTPLFLQWLKRLDRLSPYEAHRQAVGGMDYARPDADGVLQFEGWRYRVLRSSNPSYQADDGSYLDKLALENVHPAHSGVYICIATNEAGFQYREASVNVISGSGRPLGDVSSSSSSGMGVGSGSDAGTGGLPTVVVIALVVGAGVVLVLMCGITYYFKSERRIRARKEGVVGGGGGGGGVGHHQRHHLHPREIKDLSLTAPCLPRGGSADHPPPPTQPPQPPESAPIHHRYQPPPPSCMPYSTPFMGTIQLQQQEMMRLHHGINGSGRQSGMRSCHSPLVGTATSSSGTAGSSSGGPLFLGGGNGGNWSHVYRPPPCGRSGDHNTSYPYHHEATLMMVPPPPPSESEHAYASVHGVSNYEDLRPAAVASSSLIRHPHDMRGNRFQRIEMV, from the exons ATGTTTAGCCACGCTGTGGACCACCTCCTGCTGTTGCTGACCCTCCACGTGGCCGGGACCCTCTCCGATTCTGGCCTAAaag GTCCGCCGCACATTTCCGGGTCGGTGACGCCGAAACAAACGTTTCGATTGGGCGAGACCATCAAATTAGATTGTCCCATCCGAGGGACGCCCACGCCCATCGTCGAGTGGTACAAG GATGGAGACAGCGTGACGGCCGGCTGGGAGCGATTCAAGTCAACTAGCCATGGGCTAAGGATCAAAGAAGTCATCGTCGACGATTCCGGCGTCTACACCTGTAAAg GTGTCAATGGGTTCGGCTCGGAGCAGGTCACCTTTGAGATCGTCATTGTCG ATCCGAACGCTAAAGTGACAGATCCACCGCCTTCTGACACCATTTTCGGACCGGAGGACACGGAGACGGACCTCGTGACGTGGAGGAAAATGGTGCGGCCCGGCTCGGGATCGGCTCCTCACCTCAGCGAGACGAGTCAAATGCCGGCCGGTCGCATTTGGCAGCTGCCCGTCGATTCAACTCTGCGACTCAAATGCGTTGCTCAAGGAGAGCCGGAACCTCATCTCATTTGGCTCAAG gatggCAAGGAGATTGGAGATGACCGTCGCATTGGCCGCTGGGAGCTTCAAGTGTCGCGACTCAACTTGGACGATTCGGGAACCTATTCGTGCCGAGCCGTCAACCCTTACGGATCGATCAACGCTTCTTTCGTCGTTCAAGTTCTCG ATCGTACAGTAAGGAAACCGGACTTTGTGGGTCTCTACCCTCAGAACGTGACCATCATGGAGGGTTCGACGGCCCGGTTGCAGTGCCGTGTCATTAGCGACACTCCCCTCTTTCTGCAGTGGCTCAAGCGACTCGATCGTCTTTCGCCCTATGAAGCTCATCGTCAAGCGGTTGGCGGAATGGACTATGCCCGACCCGATGCAGATGGCGTCCTTCAG TTCGAAGGGTGGAGGTATCGAGTGTTACGATCGAGTAATCCGTCCTACCAGGCTGATGACGGCTCCTATCTGGACAAATTGGCGCTGGAAAATGTTCACCCGGCTCACAGTGGCGTCTACATTTGCATAGCCACCAACGAGGCCGGCTTCCAATACCGAGAGGCTAGCGTCAACGTCATCTCAg GTTCTGGTCGGCCGTTGGGTGATGtgtcttcatcgtcgtcgtcgggAATGGGCGTCGGCAGTGGCAGCGACGCGGGCACCGGTGGGCTGCCGACAGTGGTCGTCATCGCCTTGGTGGTAGGCGCCGGGGTGGTGTTGGTGCTCATGTGCGGCATCACCTACTATTTCAAATCGGAGCGACGCATTCGGGCCAGGAAGGAGGGCGTCGTcggtggcggcggcggtggtggtggtgtgGGCCATCACCAACGTCATCACCTTCACCCGCGAGAGATCAAGGATCTTAGTCTGACGGCGCCCTGTTTACCTCGCGGCGGCTCCGCTGATCACCCGCCGCCACCCACGCAGCCGCCCCAACCGCCGGAATCGGCACCGATTCATCATCGATACCAACCGCCACCGCCCAGCTGCATGCCATATTCG ACTCCATTCATGGGGACCATTCAACTGCAGCAGCAGGAGATGATGCGCCTTCACCATGGGATCAACGGTAGCGGCCGCCAATCGGGAATGAGGTCGTGCCACTCGCCTTTGGTCGGTACGGCAACGTCGTCCAGCGGAACAGCTGGAAGCAGCAGCGGCGGACCGCTCTTTTTAGGCGGAGGCAACGGAGGCAATTGGAGTCACGTCTACCGTCCGCCTCCTTGTGGCAG ATCGGGTGATCACAACACTAGCTATCCGTACCATCACGAGGCCACGTTGATGATGGTTCCTCCTCCACCGCCGTCCGAGTCCGAGCACGCCTACGCATCTGTGCATGGCGTCAGTAACTACGAAGATCTGCGACCGGCTGCCGTCGCCAGCAGCAGTCTAATTCGGCATCCACATGATATGCGAGGCAACCGATTCCAGCGGATCGAAAtggtctaa